The proteins below are encoded in one region of Ostrea edulis chromosome 3, xbOstEdul1.1, whole genome shotgun sequence:
- the LOC125676116 gene encoding probable C-mannosyltransferase DPY19L3 isoform X3: MISVTDEIDVLAWILNTKKEKEVEREISFRTESGLYYSYYKQMVQAPSISQGLHSLVHDNMTEHPDTINVLERMNVYQEVVLSILYRVLPIKKWIPPIFFYINSVFALHAMLVWALFLTAYFLSGSWLAGILTACFYTFNKVDTTRVEYIIPLRESFSLPFLWVQIAATTYYFRHNCSPQKEKLSVGIILISSLCFSLGWQFNQFVLLLQAFALFGTWILDMVPSRKIQMLFIAQCFSLVATCFLQFFNKMILGSLVMSFIPSALLLIYLKGDEMKSCSIPNQIIKVFGYSLAVLVSMMLLQRVLKFVLGIDADEHIYKFVMSKFKVGHARDFDALLYLCIDAFGFLQFDTFERLTKGVVFPLYVVTHLGMLIILFIAVLQNWSNHVHETNVKDHTSAKKLHLLSSRPELAYHTVLAVFFGILGMSTLRMKYLWTPYMCILGSVGISDYKVWRTILSPLKTQGIIVQIVRHFMTLLTLTVLLAIALSPLLKELEELKEFWDPDTVELMEWIKSSVPSSAAFTGSMQLLAGVKLCTGRPITNHPHYEDNHLRFKTKELYQIYGRRTPEDIHDILTKYKSSYIILEDSICLAPSKGCRTPDIVDVDNGVIPDHGKSEPGLVKSSIPRFCDEIRYETPAYTKYFKLVFSNRTFRVHKVL; the protein is encoded by the exons ATGATCTCTGTGACAGACGAAATTGACGTATTGGCATGGATATTAAACACCAAGAAAGAAAAG GAGGTGGAGAGAGAGATTTCCTTCAGAACTGAATCCGGTCTGTATTATTCGTACTACAAGCAAATGGTGCAGGCACCATCTATTTCACAGG GCCTGCATTCCCTGGTCCATGACAATATGACGGAACACCCAGACACGATTAATGTCCTGGAAAGAATGAACGTCTACCAGGAAGTTGTCCTCAGTATCTTATACAGAGTATTACCCATAAAG AAGTGGATTCCGCCAATCTTTTTCTACATTAACTCGGTGTTTGCCCTCCACGCTATGCTGGTGTGGGCGTTGTTCCTCACCGCGTACTTCCTGAGTGGGTCGTGGCTGGCTGGTATTCTGACAGCGTGTTTCTACACCTTCAACAA GGTGGACACGACTAGGGTTGAATACATTATCCCGCTCAGAGAAAGCTTCTCTCTCCCTTTCCTGTGGGTACAGATAGCAGCAACTACATATTACTTCAGACACAACTGCTCTCCTCAGAAGGAG AAGCTGTCAGTGGGAATCATTTTGATCTCCAGCCTATGTTTCTCACTGGGCTGGCAGTTTAACCAGTTTGTACTACTGCTGCAGGCCTTTGCTCTGTTTGGCACTTGGATCCTGGACATGGTCCCTTCCAGAAAG ATCCAGATGCTGTTTATAGCCCAGTGTTTCTCGCTAGTCGCGACCTGTTTCCTGCAGTTCTTCAACAAAATGATCCTCGGATCTCTGGTCATGAGCTTTATCCCTTCTGCGCTTCTCCTTATCTACCTTAAG GGAGACGAAATGAAATCCTGCAGCATTCCAAatcaaattatcaaagtatTCGGATACTCTTTGGCAGTTCTTGTTTCCATGATGCTCCTGCAGAGAGTTTTAAAG TTTGTTCTGGGGATTGATGCAGATGAACACATCTACAAATTTGTCATGTCAAAGTTTAAAGTTGGGCATGCAAG GGATTTCGATGCCTTGCTGTACCTGTGTATCGATGCGTTCGGCTTCCTACAGTTTGATACATTTGAGCGGTTGACAAAAGGAGTTGTCTTCCCTTTGTATGTTGTCACACACCTAGGAATGTTGATCATCCTGTTTATAGCAGTTCTACAGAATTGGAG CAACCATGTTCATGAAACAAATGTCAAAGATCACACAAGTGCCAAAAAATTGCATCTCCTGAGTTCTCGTCCAGAACTTGCTTATCATACAG tATTAGCGGTTTTCTTTGGAATTCTGGGAATGTCTACATTACGTATGAAATACCTTTGGACACCGTACATGTGCATTCTGGGAAGTGTTGGAATCAGTGACTACAAAGTCTGGAGGACTATTCTGTCACCGCTTAAAACACAGGGAATCATC GTGCAGATTGTCAGACATTTTATGACCCTATTAACGCTAACAGTTTTATTAGCTATA GCTCTTTCACCTCTTTTGAAAGAACTAGAGGAATTGAAGGAATTTTGGGATCCAGATACTGTAGAGCTCATGGAGTGGATCAA ATCCAGTGTGCCAAGCAGTGCAGCATTTACTGGCAGTATGCAGCTGTTAGCAGGAGTCAAACTGTGTACAGGTCGTCCAATCACAAACCACCCTCATTATGAAGACAACCATCTCCGATTTAAAACCAAAGAA CTTTATCAGATATATGGAAGGAGAACTCCTGAAGACATCCACGACATCTTAACAAAGTATAAGTCTAGCTACATCATCTTGGAGGACAGTATTTGTTTAGCACCTTCCAAGGGATGTCGGACTCCGGATATTGTAGATGTTGACAATGGAGTG ATTCCTGACCACGGTAAATCAGAGCCAGGACTCGTCAAAAGTAGCATTCCTAGATTCTGTGATGAAATACGATACGAAACACCAgcgtacacaaaatatttcaaactcgTGTTCAGTAATCGAACATTCCGTGTTCACAAAGTATTATGA
- the LOC125676116 gene encoding probable C-mannosyltransferase DPY19L3 isoform X2: MTEVRRRKPYRNKSGGSRNGYLKSRGGGEVITLLGMSPQQFLTNTLGLFVCLFVGYKHASYMALIHDNNTWFSSIKEVEREISFRTESGLYYSYYKQMVQAPSISQGLHSLVHDNMTEHPDTINVLERMNVYQEVVLSILYRVLPIKKWIPPIFFYINSVFALHAMLVWALFLTAYFLSGSWLAGILTACFYTFNKVDTTRVEYIIPLRESFSLPFLWVQIAATTYYFRHNCSPQKEKLSVGIILISSLCFSLGWQFNQFVLLLQAFALFGTWILDMVPSRKIQMLFIAQCFSLVATCFLQFFNKMILGSLVMSFIPSALLLIYLKGDEMKSCSIPNQIIKVFGYSLAVLVSMMLLQRVLKFVLGIDADEHIYKFVMSKFKVGHARDFDALLYLCIDAFGFLQFDTFERLTKGVVFPLYVVTHLGMLIILFIAVLQNWSNHVHETNVKDHTSAKKLHLLSSRPELAYHTVLAVFFGILGMSTLRMKYLWTPYMCILGSVGISDYKVWRTILSPLKTQGIIVQIVRHFMTLLTLTVLLAIALSPLLKELEELKEFWDPDTVELMEWIKSSVPSSAAFTGSMQLLAGVKLCTGRPITNHPHYEDNHLRFKTKELYQIYGRRTPEDIHDILTKYKSSYIILEDSICLAPSKGCRTPDIVDVDNGVIPDHGKSEPGLVKSSIPRFCDEIRYETPAYTKYFKLVFSNRTFRVHKVL, translated from the exons ATGACTGAAGTGAGAAGGAGAAAGCCTTACAGAAATAAATCAGGTGGAAGTAGAAATGGCTACCTGAAATCTCGAGGGGGCGGGGAGGTGATAACTCTCCTGGGCATGTCTCCCCAGCAGTTTCTGACCAATACATTGGGGCTGTTTGTGTGTCTGTTTGTGGGGTACAAGCATGCTTCGTACATGGCTCTGATCCATGACAACAATACCTGGTTTTCTAGCATCAAG GAGGTGGAGAGAGAGATTTCCTTCAGAACTGAATCCGGTCTGTATTATTCGTACTACAAGCAAATGGTGCAGGCACCATCTATTTCACAGG GCCTGCATTCCCTGGTCCATGACAATATGACGGAACACCCAGACACGATTAATGTCCTGGAAAGAATGAACGTCTACCAGGAAGTTGTCCTCAGTATCTTATACAGAGTATTACCCATAAAG AAGTGGATTCCGCCAATCTTTTTCTACATTAACTCGGTGTTTGCCCTCCACGCTATGCTGGTGTGGGCGTTGTTCCTCACCGCGTACTTCCTGAGTGGGTCGTGGCTGGCTGGTATTCTGACAGCGTGTTTCTACACCTTCAACAA GGTGGACACGACTAGGGTTGAATACATTATCCCGCTCAGAGAAAGCTTCTCTCTCCCTTTCCTGTGGGTACAGATAGCAGCAACTACATATTACTTCAGACACAACTGCTCTCCTCAGAAGGAG AAGCTGTCAGTGGGAATCATTTTGATCTCCAGCCTATGTTTCTCACTGGGCTGGCAGTTTAACCAGTTTGTACTACTGCTGCAGGCCTTTGCTCTGTTTGGCACTTGGATCCTGGACATGGTCCCTTCCAGAAAG ATCCAGATGCTGTTTATAGCCCAGTGTTTCTCGCTAGTCGCGACCTGTTTCCTGCAGTTCTTCAACAAAATGATCCTCGGATCTCTGGTCATGAGCTTTATCCCTTCTGCGCTTCTCCTTATCTACCTTAAG GGAGACGAAATGAAATCCTGCAGCATTCCAAatcaaattatcaaagtatTCGGATACTCTTTGGCAGTTCTTGTTTCCATGATGCTCCTGCAGAGAGTTTTAAAG TTTGTTCTGGGGATTGATGCAGATGAACACATCTACAAATTTGTCATGTCAAAGTTTAAAGTTGGGCATGCAAG GGATTTCGATGCCTTGCTGTACCTGTGTATCGATGCGTTCGGCTTCCTACAGTTTGATACATTTGAGCGGTTGACAAAAGGAGTTGTCTTCCCTTTGTATGTTGTCACACACCTAGGAATGTTGATCATCCTGTTTATAGCAGTTCTACAGAATTGGAG CAACCATGTTCATGAAACAAATGTCAAAGATCACACAAGTGCCAAAAAATTGCATCTCCTGAGTTCTCGTCCAGAACTTGCTTATCATACAG tATTAGCGGTTTTCTTTGGAATTCTGGGAATGTCTACATTACGTATGAAATACCTTTGGACACCGTACATGTGCATTCTGGGAAGTGTTGGAATCAGTGACTACAAAGTCTGGAGGACTATTCTGTCACCGCTTAAAACACAGGGAATCATC GTGCAGATTGTCAGACATTTTATGACCCTATTAACGCTAACAGTTTTATTAGCTATA GCTCTTTCACCTCTTTTGAAAGAACTAGAGGAATTGAAGGAATTTTGGGATCCAGATACTGTAGAGCTCATGGAGTGGATCAA ATCCAGTGTGCCAAGCAGTGCAGCATTTACTGGCAGTATGCAGCTGTTAGCAGGAGTCAAACTGTGTACAGGTCGTCCAATCACAAACCACCCTCATTATGAAGACAACCATCTCCGATTTAAAACCAAAGAA CTTTATCAGATATATGGAAGGAGAACTCCTGAAGACATCCACGACATCTTAACAAAGTATAAGTCTAGCTACATCATCTTGGAGGACAGTATTTGTTTAGCACCTTCCAAGGGATGTCGGACTCCGGATATTGTAGATGTTGACAATGGAGTG ATTCCTGACCACGGTAAATCAGAGCCAGGACTCGTCAAAAGTAGCATTCCTAGATTCTGTGATGAAATACGATACGAAACACCAgcgtacacaaaatatttcaaactcgTGTTCAGTAATCGAACATTCCGTGTTCACAAAGTATTATGA